One window of Choristoneura fumiferana chromosome 13, NRCan_CFum_1, whole genome shotgun sequence genomic DNA carries:
- the Nse1 gene encoding SMC5-SMC6 complex component Non-SMC element 1 isoform X1 — MNYGKVHRFLLRTIASRGVLSMVETEEAVQKFSDNNEISIDNLVKEINEKIKPLHQQIKISNDELTDEQVVVFICLGHDEATKSQNVFSAMELEYFRLLLEEIMSIETRQITGILAMNLVNRLKTSSFTKTHGQKLLDTWCRMRYLDKDENNYALGMRAIHEFQTYLRQNMPDTIEECFLCKEIVFRGYNCPSCAKAVHTRCLNRYLDKVQKWPCCKADFSESQLERLNAESSRITQTQVLDETSQQSAEYNTIVGNTQDLSQDVEMTQDLFPEITSDLMPEISQEMLQELSQEEIPEVSQRVTRKRKRN, encoded by the exons ATGAACTACGGTAAAGTGCACAGGTTTCTACTCAGAACTATTGCAAGCCGCGGTGTTTTGTCAATGGTTGAAACCGAAGAAGCCGTGCAAAAGTTTTCTG ACAACAATGAAATATCTATCGACAACCTGGTCAAggaaataaacgaaaaaataaaaccactccatcaacaaattaaaataagtaatgaTGAACTCACAGATGAGCAAGTCGTAGTCTTCATTTGCCTAGGCCACGATGAAGCAACAAAGTCGCAGAATGTGTTCTCTGCAATGGAGTTAGAGTACTTCAGATTACTACTCGAAGAAATAATGAGTATAGAGACTAGACAGATCACTGGTATACTTGCTATGAATTTGGTGAACAGGTTAAAGACTTCTTCTTTTACTAAAACTCATGGTCAG AAACTGCTTGACACATGGTGCCGAATGCGCTACCTGGATAAGGATGAAAACAACTATGCTCTGGGCATGCGGGCCATACATGAGTTCCAGACATACCTGCGCCAGAACATGCCGGATACCATTGAAGAATGCTTCCTATGCAAGGAGATAGTCTTCAGA GGCTACAACTGTCCGTCCTGTGCCAAAGCGGTGCACACAAGATGTCTCAACCGGTACCTGGATAAGGTACAGAAGTGGCCCTGTTGCAAGGCTGACTTCAGCGAGTCCCAACTGGAAAGGTTAAACGCTGAGAG ttCCAGGATAACTCAAACACAAGTTTTGGATGAAACAAGCCAACAATCTGCCGAGTACAACACCATTGTGGGAAACACTCAAGACTTGTCCCAAGATGTGGAAATGACACAGGATCTGTTCCCAGAAATAACTTCTGACCTCATGCCAGAGATATCCCAGGAAATGCTGCAGGAGTTGTCCCAAGAGGAGATACCAGAGGTTTCTCAAAGAGTCACCAGGAAACGGAAGAGGAACTAA
- the Nse1 gene encoding SMC5-SMC6 complex component Non-SMC element 1 isoform X2 codes for MNYDNNEISIDNLVKEINEKIKPLHQQIKISNDELTDEQVVVFICLGHDEATKSQNVFSAMELEYFRLLLEEIMSIETRQITGILAMNLVNRLKTSSFTKTHGQKLLDTWCRMRYLDKDENNYALGMRAIHEFQTYLRQNMPDTIEECFLCKEIVFRGYNCPSCAKAVHTRCLNRYLDKVQKWPCCKADFSESQLERLNAESSRITQTQVLDETSQQSAEYNTIVGNTQDLSQDVEMTQDLFPEITSDLMPEISQEMLQELSQEEIPEVSQRVTRKRKRN; via the exons ATGAACTACG ACAACAATGAAATATCTATCGACAACCTGGTCAAggaaataaacgaaaaaataaaaccactccatcaacaaattaaaataagtaatgaTGAACTCACAGATGAGCAAGTCGTAGTCTTCATTTGCCTAGGCCACGATGAAGCAACAAAGTCGCAGAATGTGTTCTCTGCAATGGAGTTAGAGTACTTCAGATTACTACTCGAAGAAATAATGAGTATAGAGACTAGACAGATCACTGGTATACTTGCTATGAATTTGGTGAACAGGTTAAAGACTTCTTCTTTTACTAAAACTCATGGTCAG AAACTGCTTGACACATGGTGCCGAATGCGCTACCTGGATAAGGATGAAAACAACTATGCTCTGGGCATGCGGGCCATACATGAGTTCCAGACATACCTGCGCCAGAACATGCCGGATACCATTGAAGAATGCTTCCTATGCAAGGAGATAGTCTTCAGA GGCTACAACTGTCCGTCCTGTGCCAAAGCGGTGCACACAAGATGTCTCAACCGGTACCTGGATAAGGTACAGAAGTGGCCCTGTTGCAAGGCTGACTTCAGCGAGTCCCAACTGGAAAGGTTAAACGCTGAGAG ttCCAGGATAACTCAAACACAAGTTTTGGATGAAACAAGCCAACAATCTGCCGAGTACAACACCATTGTGGGAAACACTCAAGACTTGTCCCAAGATGTGGAAATGACACAGGATCTGTTCCCAGAAATAACTTCTGACCTCATGCCAGAGATATCCCAGGAAATGCTGCAGGAGTTGTCCCAAGAGGAGATACCAGAGGTTTCTCAAAGAGTCACCAGGAAACGGAAGAGGAACTAA